AGTCATCTATGAAGATACTCTAGTAGATGGTGCCGTAACTAGTACCAAGAAGATTAGTGAGATGATTACGAAACAACCTGTTTCGAAGAAAGTCTATACTGGAACAAAAGTGAAACTAGTTGAACCAAAGATTGAAACGAAACGTCGTCCAGTAATCGAAGACATTGACTTCAAGACAGAATCACTACTAGATCCAAATCTTGAAGAAGGTAAGACGCGTACAGAAGAGGGAGTGGAAGGTAGTAAGGAAGTCATCTATGAAGATACTCTAGTAGATGGTGCCGTAACTAGTACCAAGCAGATTAGTGAAACGATTACAAAACAACCTATTTCCAAGAAAGTTTATACTGGAACAAAGAAAACTGATTTAGTGAAGCCAGTAGAACCAACTCGTCATTTTGAAGTTTTAAATGAAAATCTGATCAAAGAAGATAAGCCAATAGCTCTCCTAGAGAACAAAGATCGGATAGAAGAAAGAGTCGTACAATTTAGTACTATTCCCCAACCTACGGATCGCTTGTTTGTCGGAGAGGAAGAGCTGCAACCTGGTAAAGAAGGGCATGAAACAATCACCTATGAAGATATTTATTTGAATGGTCAAGTGGTTACTTCAAAAGAAATTAAAAGAACGAGTATCCCAGCGGTGAATGCAATCCGCTATATTGGTACGAAAATCAAATCAACCGAATCTGACCAATCGAATAATGCTACAGGTCCAACTCAGCCAGTTGCTCCAGAACAACCTATCAATCAAGGAGTAGGTAAGTTTGAAGTGCCAATAGCTTATCCAACGGTTGAGGAAAAACCAAGGGCTGATATTAAAAGGGAACAAGCTCAGCAGGAAGAAATTATTCCATTTGATACGATATGGCGTGATGATTCAACGTTATTGAAAGGGGAAACTCGAGTTTACCAAGAAGGACAAAATGGTCAGATAGTCCGTACAGTTGAAAATATCTTAATTGATGGAGTTCTTGCACAGACAACTGTAATTAGTGAAGAGACTGTTCTTAAGGCTATTCCTCGAATCATTCTTTTCGGAACCAAGGAAATAGAGCCGACTAACTCGTATCAAACTGGGGGACAAGAAGCAAATAAACAAACACCACCAACTGTAACTATTGAGACTCCTCAGAAACTAGAGTCTTCAAAAGAGGATACTAAAGCTGGGGATTCTAAGGTGGTTTCAGCGGATGAAAAAACAGTAGAATTGAAACAAGCAACTATTAAACCAACGGAGAGTAAGGAAAAAACAGCGACTCTTCCAAAGACTGGGGGAGACGAAACACCGTTTTTGGCCAGTGCTGCAGTAGCCTCTCTCTTGATGGCTGGAATGGTGATGAAAAAGAAAAGAGGTCAGTAAGACTTCTTAGCAACTACTGACAAGTAAGGGCTAGTCAATGGTAGTAGTACTTATAATGAATTGAATAAAGGTTAGGACATCGTTCAGTCGCTTTGCTTCAATAGTCCAGTGGACTGTTGAAGGTTGGAAATAGGGACTATGGAATAATCCTCAATTAACACCAGTTCTATCTGCAGCTCCTTACCTTGTCCTATTCCTTTCTCAATCCACTATATTTTCTAAAAACATTCAGGTGTCAAGTTTTTTTCTTGACACCTTTTGAAATTCTGATATAATAGAACATGTGATAAATAGTTTTTGCTATTTCACCGATAAATTATAAAAGAAAAGAGATTCATAGAAAATGGCAGTAAAAATCCGTTTAACTCGTATGGGTTCTAAGAAAAAACCTTTCTACCGTATTAACGTAGCAGATTCACGTGCTCCACGTGACGGACGTTTCATTGAAACAGTTGGAACTTACAACCCGCTTGTTACTGAAAACCAAGTAACATTGAAAGAAGACCGTGTTCTTGAGTGGTTGGCAAATGGTGCACAACCTTCTGATACAGTTCGCAATATCCTTTCAAAAGCTGGAGTATTGAAGAAATTCCACGATTCAAAATTCTCAAAATAAAACGAATTAAGAGAGTACACTTATGGACATGATTGAAAATCTGATTATTGCAATTGTGAAACCCTTGATTTCACAGCCAGATAGCTTGACGATAAAAATCGTTGATACACCTGAATTTTTAGAATATCACTTAGACTTAGAGCAGTCTGATATTGGTCGCGTTATCGGCAGAAAAGGACGCACAATTTCTGCGATTCGGACGATTGTTTATTCTGTTCCAACAAGTGACAAAAAAGTTCGTCTTGTGATTGATGAAAAGTAAAAGTAGCGGGTTTTCCGCTCTTTTTGTTATCTTGAGAAAATGGTTAAAAAATGCTACAATAAGGCATATTATAGAGTTTTGGAGAGCACATGAATTATTTTAAAGTTGGAAAAATCGTTAATACCCAAGGACTTCAAGGCGAAATGAGGGTCTTGTCTGTGACAGATTTCGCAGAAGAGCGATTTAAAAAAGGCAACCAGTTAGCCCTATTTGATCCCAAAGACCAATTTGTCATGAATGTAGAAATCGCTAGCCATCGGAAGGCGAAAA
Above is a window of Streptococcus sp. zg-86 DNA encoding:
- the rpsP gene encoding 30S ribosomal protein S16, coding for MAVKIRLTRMGSKKKPFYRINVADSRAPRDGRFIETVGTYNPLVTENQVTLKEDRVLEWLANGAQPSDTVRNILSKAGVLKKFHDSKFSK
- a CDS encoding G5 domain-containing protein; the encoded protein is MKEKSGFQWNKLQKYAIRKLAVGTLSVGIGTSFALIALPHTVQVAAEEKTRQDKVADIFKFSSLLEEISTFAKNPTPSYSDAEKQIDDVNASITKWSSKEASHYSAESWKNYQDEVKQASVAIAESTKFLDNLRQASTSQALEDALSEINAIRHRKDRPDGKSGWSYLGEDPKTTATDEEVNTAWLKGSELLSPYLHLKGDYLAQFGKAPVDSRLEKIRKDLEKSESNLEPTVAYDLESIQSVFDDPYELVVVDDINQLSVKDKEAIKTLIIDEILINYGATISFNGDNVIISYTDDSSESHFPLTKFAKQNPNKKPSAPITPKTEKKTRTETEEIDFDIEKLSDPNLEEGKTRTEEGVKGSKEVIYEDTLVDGAVTSTKKISETITKQPVSKKVYTGTKVKPVEPKIETKRRPVIEEIDFKTESLLDPNLEEGKTRTEEGVKGSKEVIYEDTLVDGAVTSTKKISEMITKQPVSKKVYTGTKVKLVEPKIETKRRPVIEDIDFKTESLLDPNLEEGKTRTEEGVEGSKEVIYEDTLVDGAVTSTKQISETITKQPISKKVYTGTKKTDLVKPVEPTRHFEVLNENLIKEDKPIALLENKDRIEERVVQFSTIPQPTDRLFVGEEELQPGKEGHETITYEDIYLNGQVVTSKEIKRTSIPAVNAIRYIGTKIKSTESDQSNNATGPTQPVAPEQPINQGVGKFEVPIAYPTVEEKPRADIKREQAQQEEIIPFDTIWRDDSTLLKGETRVYQEGQNGQIVRTVENILIDGVLAQTTVISEETVLKAIPRIILFGTKEIEPTNSYQTGGQEANKQTPPTVTIETPQKLESSKEDTKAGDSKVVSADEKTVELKQATIKPTESKEKTATLPKTGGDETPFLASAAVASLLMAGMVMKKKRGQ
- a CDS encoding KH domain-containing protein, whose translation is MDMIENLIIAIVKPLISQPDSLTIKIVDTPEFLEYHLDLEQSDIGRVIGRKGRTISAIRTIVYSVPTSDKKVRLVIDEK